From Mucilaginibacter gotjawali:
TTAAACCTGTTATTACCCTTAAGGGGAAAATGAGCAAACAGGCAGGTGGTGTTACGGTGCGTAAGGTATTTACCACCCTGCAATTTGCCATATCCATCGGGCTTATTGTTTGCGGGATAGTTATTGACCGACAGGTATCTTATTTCAGGCATGCCGATACTGGTATAAATAAAGATAATGTGGTGATGATTCCTATAGGCAATAGCGTTGGAAAAAAGTACAGTACGTTAAAACAGGAAATTCAATCATTAGCCGGGGTAAGCAATGTGGCTACTTCAAATTATGCCATGTTTAAGAGCTACAACATGAATTTTTTTGATGGAAAAACCAAAGGGGAGAGCGTGGGCGCTGCGGCTATTGTTGCGGACGAAAACTTTATGGCAGCTCTCGGTTTAAAATGGAAGTATCCCCCGGCCCCAAATGCGGAGCTGGCCAGCCGTAATAAAACTATTATTAACGAAGAAACAATTGCGGAGTTACACCTTCCGGCTAACCCGGTAGGCAGTGTTCTTAAATCAGGCGATCAAAAAATAACAGTTAGCGGCGTATTAAAAAACTTCAACTTTACCACAATGGCTTATGCTGTAAAGCCTTTGTCGCTGGTTGTTTTAAAGGATACCGATAGCTATTTCATGAAATTTGGCTGTAACCTGTTCGCCAGGATCAGTCCCCATACTAATCTTCCAACCCTGTTGGGTAAAATGCAGGCCATCTATAAAAAATACGACCAGGATACACCTTTTGATTATACTTTTATGGATGATGCTTTTAACGCCCAATACAAAGCAGAAGACCGGCTGGCATCTATCTTCGGGGTATTTACTTATGTCACTATCATTTTAGCTGCCCTGGGTTTGTTTGGCCTCGCGGCGTTTACTATTGAGCAGCGCACAAAAGAAATTGGTATCCGCAAAGTATTGGGCGCCAGTGTAAACTCCATTAATAGTTTGTTGTCGAAAGATTTTTTAAAGCTGGTTTTCCTCGCCATCGCGATAGCTTCGCCAATTGCCTGGTGGGCCATGCGTAACTGGCTGCAAAATTTTGCCTATCGTATTTCCATATCGTGGTGGATGTTTGCCGCGGCCGGTTTTGTGGCAATTTTAACGGCGGTAGTAACGGTTAGCTATCATGCTGTAAGGGCAGCGATGGCAAATCCGGTGGATAGTTTGAGGAGCGAGTGATGCCCCCTAACCCGGTAGCTTTTAAACAAGGTTAAAAGTCCTTCTGCTTTACAGATGGATTTATTATGAGGCGAATATTTTTAAGATTCTGTGCAACTGTTTTGCATAAAAAGTGGTCTATAGATTTAAATAGGAAATTGCTTTAAATCGGAATATCATGCTGAAAAACTACCTAAAGATCGCTTGGCGGAACCTAGGTAAGAACCGTCTTTACAGTATCATTAACATCGGTGGCCTGGCTATAGGTATGGCAGTGAGTTTTATACTGCTCATTTATGTTTACAATGAGTTTAGTTTCGACAAATTTAATACCAATTCTGATCGCCTTTACCGGGTCATGCGCAATCAGCCCAGCAATGGCGAGATACTAACCGGTGATGCTACACCTGTTCCGCTGGCGCCGGCCATGATAAAGGATTTTCCCGAAATAGATAGAATTACGCGTGCAACCTGGCCCTATGACAGGCTGGTAAATTACAAAAACCAGGGTCTCAAAGTAAATACAATGGCGGCCGACCCTTCATTTTTGCAAATGTTTACGGTGGATTTTATTTATGGCAATAAAAAAGACGCGCTGTCCGATCTTTCATCCATTGTACTGACAGAATCGGCGGCTAAAGCAATCTTCGGCAATATCAACCCTGTAGGGCAGGTGGTTAAATTAGATCAAAAGTTTCCTTTAAGAGTTAGCGGTGTTATTAAAGATAACCCGGCAAATTCATCGTTTAACTTTAAGGCACTTATTAATTGGGACCAGATCTCAGCTGAGCAAAATTGGATAAAAACCTCCGGATGGGGTAACTATTCATTTAAAACGTTTGTGATGTTAAAGCCAGGCACTTCAGCTATGAATGTTGATAGTAAGCTAAAAAATATAATTGCCCGTTACAACCCCGATAACAAGGAGAATACTATTTTTCTTTATCCGTTTGCCAAATTTCACCTTTATGGTGATTTCAAAAACGGTGTAAATGCCGGTGGTCGGGTGGGATCTGTGGAGCTGTTTTTATGGCTCGCTATCGGTATATTAATAATCGCCTGTATTAATTTCATGAACCTTTCAACGGCCCGCTCCGAACGTAGGGCAAGGGAGGTTGGAGTCCGCAAAGCGATCGGTGCTGCTCGCTTTTCACTGATAGCGCAATTCATGGGGGAATCGTTATTGATGGCCTTTATTTCATTTTTGTTCTCCCTTTTGTTCATCTGGCTGCTGATTCCGGTTTTCGGCAACTTCATAAATATTAAACTTCAGGTACCTTACGGTAATTTGTATGCATGGCTCTCCGCCCTGGGTGTAACTGCGTTTACCGGTTTGGTTGCGGGCAGTTACCCTGCGTTATTTCTCTCATCGTTTAGCCCGGTTTTGGTGCTTAAGGGACAATTGAGTAATTCAAAGTCGACTGTAACGCCGCGCAAAATATTGGTGATATTGCAGTTTACTTTTGCAATATGCCTTATTTTATCAAGTATATTCATCTACAAGCAGATCAACTATATAAAAGATGAGCCGATTGGATATGATCGTTTTGGCTTGGTTGATATGCCTGTCGAAGGGGCAATGGATACCCGATTTGAAGATTTTCGTCGCGAGGCGATCAGTGCCGGCGCCATAACCGACGGTGCGCTTACATCAATGAGTATTGTAAATAACGGCAGTAGTTCATGGGGCATTACATGGCAAGGGCAACTGCCGGGTGAGGATAAGATCCCGATTGACCAGATGGCGGTTACTTATCATTTTGTGAAAACCTATGGCGTAAAGTTAACTGAAGGGCGCGATTTCTCGCCCGAATACCCCTCTGATACAGCCGCTATTATACTCAACGAGGCCGCTGTAAAAATGATGCGTTTTAAAGAACCATTGGGCCAGCTGGTAAAATACCAGGATCATAACTGCAAAGTAGTTGGCGTGATAGAGAATTTTGTATGGGGTTCGCCTTATGACCCGGTTAAACCAGCCATAATCGGCTTTATAAAAGGATGGACAGGTAATATCAGCCTAAGGCTAAATCCAGCAAAACCAGTATCCGCGAGTCTCGATATTATAAGGAGTATCTACAAAAAATACAACCCTGATTATCCTTTCGAATACCACTTTACCGACGAGAAATATAATAACAAGTTTAATAATGAAAGGCTATTAGGCAATATGTCAATTTGTTTTACCTGCCTTGCTATTGTCATATCCTGTTTGGGGCTTTTCGGCCTCGCCTCATTCTCGGCGGAGCAGCGTAAAAAAGAGATCGGAATCCGGAAGGTATTAGGCGCTACAACAGGCAACCTGTGGTTTAATCTTTCGCGGGAGTTTGTTTGGTTAATTGGTGTTTCATTTGCCATAGGCTCTGTTTTAACCATGTTTTATATTCACCATTGGATGACTCAGTTTACCTATCACACCACTATCAGCCTTTGGGTATTTGTAGTCACCCTTATTTTAAGTTTAACTATTTGCCTCATCACTGTTAGCTGGCAGGCCCTTAAGGCTGCGCTAAGCAACCCTGTTACAAGTTTAAGGAGCGAGTGATGGGTAGGTCATTGAGTCATTGTTGCGGCGTCCGAGCCCCAACAACAAGTGACCCCATGAGCAATTCACTAATTCAATAATTCACTAATTCAATAATTAGTCACCATGATAAAAAACTATTTCAAAATCGCCTGGCGTAACCTGAAGAAAAACAGGTTATATGCGTTTATCAACATCATTGGCTTAACCGCGGGGATCGTTAGCTGCCTGTTGATCGGTGTTTATATCAAACACGAATTAAGTTACGATCGATTTAACCAGAACGCTGATAAAATAGTGCGGGTTACAATGGATTATAATTTCGGCGGCGAATCGCAGAAAGTTGCTATGACGGGCACCAAGGTTGGCCCTCAATTTAAACGCGAGTTCCCGCAGGTGGTTGATTTTGTGAGGATCTTTAAAAGAACAAGGATAATTGGCTATAAAAATCAATTATTCGAGGAAAAGAACTTCCTGTATGCTGAGCCATCTTTGTTTAAGCTCTTTTCTTTTAAGCTGCTCAATGGCGATCCGGTTACCGCGTTAAATACAAATGAAAAAATAATTATCACCCAAACGGCGGCGCAAAAATATTTTGGGCCGGAGAATCCTATCGGGAAGATCTTAAAAGTGGGGGATAAAAATTATGTCGTTTCGGCGCTTGCTGCTGATTCGCCCTCAAATTCACAGATCCGGTTTGATTTTGTTGTCCCGTTTAGTGTTTTGGATGCCGCTAAGACCGAAGCATATGACAGCGCTAATTATTTAACCTACCTGCTGCTCAAAAGCAAAGACGATATCGCACCCCTGCAAAAGCAAATTACAGCATATATGCAAAAGGTTGACAGGGACGAGTTAAAAGTAACCGGTAGCCAGCATTTAACCTTTAGTATCGAGCCGCTCACCAGCGTTCATCTACACTCCAACATTCCAGATGGGCTGGAACCCGGGGGCAGTATGATGTATATTTACATCCTGGTGGTGGTGGCTGTGCTTATCCTGGTTATTGCCGGCGTAAACTATGTAAACCTGTCCATCGCGCAATCAGCAGGCCGCGGGGCTGAAATTGGCATCCGCAAAGTGCTGGGCGCAGCCAAACAACAGCTTTTTAAGCAATTTATTGGCGAGTCGATGCTGGTAACTGCCATTGCGCTGCTGTTTGCAATAGGGGTATCTTTCCTCCTGTTGCCATTTTTTAACCAGATCTCTGGTAAGCAGTTTAATTTTACTGCCTTGCTTGATCCCGCGATACTGGTTTGCCTTGCTATATTAGGGATCGTTATTGGTTTTTTGGCCGGCGCGTATCCTGCCTTATTATTATCAAATATAAAACTGGCAAAAATATTAAAATCGGGTTTTTCATTTACGTCAGGTCAGGGGGTACGCCGCTCGCTCATTATTTTCCAGTTTGTTATTTCCATCTTCCTGGTCATTACTACGGTGGTCATCTTACAACAACTATCCTATATCCGCACCAAAGACCTGGGTTACAATAAAAGTAACGTAATAGTTTTGCCGGTCGATTATAAAACGGTTCCACAAGTTGATGCGATAAAAAAAGTGATCGGTAATATCCCTGGTGTAGAAAGTGTCGCGGCAGCAAACAACGAACCGGTTGATGTGCAGTGGGGGGATGCTATACACACCAAGGACGGTAAAAATTTAACTGTGAATGCACTGCCTATGGACGAGGATTTTATAAAAACCATGCAGCTGAAGATTGTTGCCGGAACCGATTTTAACCGTACTGATCTGCTGCAAATGGATACCGCCAATAAGTACAAAAACTATCGCTATTCATTTATGCTGAATGAATCGGCTGCACGGGCGTTAGGCTGGACCCCGGAGCAGGCCATAGGGAAAGAGATTTCGAAGAACTTCCCCGGGAGAATTAAGGCTGTTGTTAAAGATTTTAATTTTAAATCGTTCCATGATGCCATAGGCCCCTTACTGATTTTTTTGGATCATGAACAAACACAGGCCATGTTTGTAAGGGTTGCCGGAAATAATACACCTTCTGCACTGCAGGCTATACAAAAAATATGGAAAGACCGCGTTCCATACCGCCCTTTTGAATATAAGTTTTTGGACGAAGATTACGATGCCCTCTACCGCAGCGAACAACGCACAGCCAGGGTGTTTACAACCTTCTCAATAATAGCTATTTTGCTGGCCTGCCTGGGTTTGTTCGCTGTTACTGCCTATGCCGTTTTGCAACGCACTAAAGAGATCGGCATCCGCAAAGTCCTTGGCGCAAACGTGTCCACCATCATCATGCTGCTCTCCAAAGATTTTTTGTGGATGGTGATGCTGGCTGCTGTTATTTCATCACCAATTGCCTGGTATATGTCGTACAAATGGCTACAGGACTTCGCCTATCGCATTTCTATCCATTGGTGGGTCTTTATTGCGGCAGGTGCAGCATCGTTAATTGTAGCCTGGATAACAGTGGGCATCCAGGCCCTGAAAGCAGCTTTGATGAACCCGGTGAAGAGTTTAAGAAGCGAGTAAGGGG
This genomic window contains:
- a CDS encoding ABC transporter permease, with protein sequence MLKNYLKIAWRNLGKNRLYSIINIGGLAIGMAVSFILLIYVYNEFSFDKFNTNSDRLYRVMRNQPSNGEILTGDATPVPLAPAMIKDFPEIDRITRATWPYDRLVNYKNQGLKVNTMAADPSFLQMFTVDFIYGNKKDALSDLSSIVLTESAAKAIFGNINPVGQVVKLDQKFPLRVSGVIKDNPANSSFNFKALINWDQISAEQNWIKTSGWGNYSFKTFVMLKPGTSAMNVDSKLKNIIARYNPDNKENTIFLYPFAKFHLYGDFKNGVNAGGRVGSVELFLWLAIGILIIACINFMNLSTARSERRAREVGVRKAIGAARFSLIAQFMGESLLMAFISFLFSLLFIWLLIPVFGNFINIKLQVPYGNLYAWLSALGVTAFTGLVAGSYPALFLSSFSPVLVLKGQLSNSKSTVTPRKILVILQFTFAICLILSSIFIYKQINYIKDEPIGYDRFGLVDMPVEGAMDTRFEDFRREAISAGAITDGALTSMSIVNNGSSSWGITWQGQLPGEDKIPIDQMAVTYHFVKTYGVKLTEGRDFSPEYPSDTAAIILNEAAVKMMRFKEPLGQLVKYQDHNCKVVGVIENFVWGSPYDPVKPAIIGFIKGWTGNISLRLNPAKPVSASLDIIRSIYKKYNPDYPFEYHFTDEKYNNKFNNERLLGNMSICFTCLAIVISCLGLFGLASFSAEQRKKEIGIRKVLGATTGNLWFNLSREFVWLIGVSFAIGSVLTMFYIHHWMTQFTYHTTISLWVFVVTLILSLTICLITVSWQALKAALSNPVTSLRSE
- a CDS encoding ABC transporter permease, which produces MIKNYFKIAWRNLKKNRLYAFINIIGLTAGIVSCLLIGVYIKHELSYDRFNQNADKIVRVTMDYNFGGESQKVAMTGTKVGPQFKREFPQVVDFVRIFKRTRIIGYKNQLFEEKNFLYAEPSLFKLFSFKLLNGDPVTALNTNEKIIITQTAAQKYFGPENPIGKILKVGDKNYVVSALAADSPSNSQIRFDFVVPFSVLDAAKTEAYDSANYLTYLLLKSKDDIAPLQKQITAYMQKVDRDELKVTGSQHLTFSIEPLTSVHLHSNIPDGLEPGGSMMYIYILVVVAVLILVIAGVNYVNLSIAQSAGRGAEIGIRKVLGAAKQQLFKQFIGESMLVTAIALLFAIGVSFLLLPFFNQISGKQFNFTALLDPAILVCLAILGIVIGFLAGAYPALLLSNIKLAKILKSGFSFTSGQGVRRSLIIFQFVISIFLVITTVVILQQLSYIRTKDLGYNKSNVIVLPVDYKTVPQVDAIKKVIGNIPGVESVAAANNEPVDVQWGDAIHTKDGKNLTVNALPMDEDFIKTMQLKIVAGTDFNRTDLLQMDTANKYKNYRYSFMLNESAARALGWTPEQAIGKEISKNFPGRIKAVVKDFNFKSFHDAIGPLLIFLDHEQTQAMFVRVAGNNTPSALQAIQKIWKDRVPYRPFEYKFLDEDYDALYRSEQRTARVFTTFSIIAILLACLGLFAVTAYAVLQRTKEIGIRKVLGANVSTIIMLLSKDFLWMVMLAAVISSPIAWYMSYKWLQDFAYRISIHWWVFIAAGAASLIVAWITVGIQALKAALMNPVKSLRSE